A part of Brassica rapa cultivar Chiifu-401-42 chromosome A05, CAAS_Brap_v3.01, whole genome shotgun sequence genomic DNA contains:
- the LOC103868388 gene encoding probable WRKY transcription factor 10, which produces MNAFDGTYRGVRTCWAAPSSPSPRSLLAMLNQGDNNDVVDQINEIFPQANHQPEQRSSLRERVAARVEFNLPPLETQNNRPFAAFFRNPSTTVPSPLVLISPGFSPSAMLQFPNTFIDPSHMILPSPVANGGPPEAVESSGADHATMMISNNDPMHVALPPQQVAAFESGPALNETDLINMEIDRKNEDEEEYKEDEDEEHNIVDELDAEPSSPKRRKFGESTMIGATRSCKSQRVILQMETEENNPDDGFRWRKYGQKVVKGNPNPRSYYKCTYTACDVKKHVERGAEDVKFLLVTYDGIHEHDPPAARGSSSSGLKGQYSSSVSQDHNNHRTVPPSSSSASEALRFFPSSLDPPVDMTQFYMTGLAKLPSLPVYQNHGLMNWNNEPEIDRVIPDGTEVFKGIRDRLNLNFGLNL; this is translated from the exons ATGAATGCTTTTGATGGAACCTACAGAGGTGTGAGGACGTGTTGGGCTGCACCGTCTAGTCCTAGCCCTAGATCGCTACTAGCAATGCTGAATCAAGGCGACAACAATGATGTTGTGGATCAGATCAACGAGATCTTCCCTCAAGCTAACCATCAGCCTGAACAAAGATCCAGTCTCCGCGAGAGAGTAGCCGCACGAGTTGAATTCAATCTTCCACCGCTCGAGACACAGAACAACCGTCCATTTGCTGCTTTCTTCAGGAACCCGTCGACCACCGTTCCTTCTCCTCTCGTCCTAATCTCTCCAGGATTCAGCCCATCTGCTATGTTGCAATTTCCAAACACGTTCATTGATCCTTCACAC ATGATCCTTCCGTCTCCAGTCGCCAATGGCGGGCCTCCAGAGGCGGTTGAAAGTTCTGGTGCCGACCATGCAACGATGATGATATCCAACAACGATCCGATGCACGTTGCTCTGCCTCCTCAACAAG TCGCTGCTTTTGAATCTGGTCCAGCCCTTAACGAAACCGACCTCATCAACATGGAAATCGATAGGAAGAACGAGGACGAAGAGGAATACAAGGAAGATGAAGACGAAGAACACAACATTGTTGATGAGCTAGATGCTGAGCCTTCATCTCCAAAGAGAAG GAAGTTTGGGGAATCAACCATGATTGGAGCGACAAGATCATGTAAGAGCCAAAGAGTTATCCTTCAAATGGAAACTGAAGAAAACAATCCTGACGATGGTTTTCGCTGGAGGAAATACGGTCAGAAAGTTGTCAAAGGGAACCCAAATCCAAG AAGCTACTACAAATGCACATACACAGCGTGTGATGTGAAGAAGCATGTGGAGAGAGGAGCAGAAGATGTCAAGTTTCTATTGGTTACATACGATGGGATACACGAGCACGATCCACCAGCTGCACGTGGTAGCAGTTCTTCCGGTCTAAAGGGCCAGTACAGTTCATCAGTGTCTCAAGACCATAACAATCACCGAACCGTGCCGCCTTCTTCCTCTTCGGCCTCTGAAGCCCTTAGGTTTTTCCCTTCTTCGTTGGACCCACCAGTGGATATGACACAGTTCTATATGACTGGACTCGCTAAGCTGCCGAGTTTACCGGTTTACCAGAACCATGGTTTGATGAACTGGAATAATGAACCAGAGATTGATCGTGTGATACCGGACGGTACAGAGGTATTCAAAGGGATCAGGGATCGACTTAATCTCAACTTTGGTCTCAACCTTTAG
- the LOC103868410 gene encoding putative high mobility group B protein 11, with product MSTNDNSTYSQFQLVPTYGSSSDNKSDADSSGTTTYLDLIANSDLFRDKLHDLPQDSGRIVKDPNVGGEILDLHQLFIEVINRGGIEKMIRDCKCNEVIGTFNLKTEVKNAAYVLRKTYLKMLFELEHMYFFKEPMSFLLGERSETLTTFIFFFII from the exons ATGTCGACCAATGATAATTCAACATATTCGCAATTTCAACTAGTTCCCACTTATGGGTCTTCTTCAGACAACAAGAGTGATGCTGATTCCTCTGGTACGACTACTTACCTAGATCTCATTGCGAACTCTGATTTGTTCCGGGATAAGCTTCATGATTTGCCCCAAGATTCTGGCAGAATTGTCAA GGATCCTAATGTGGGTGGAGAAATTTTGGATCTGCATCAGCTTTTCATCGAGGTCATAAATCGAGGTGGTATTGAAAAA ATGATCAGGGATTGTAAATGCAACGAAGTGATTGGAACATTTAATCTGAAGACAGAAGTGAAAAATGCAGCATATGTTTTAAGGAAGACTTATCTGAAAATGCTCTTTGAGTTGGAGCATATGTATTTCTTCAAAGAGCCAATGTCTTTTCTTCTAGGAGAAAGATCTGAGACATTAACAACAttcatctttttctttattatctAA